The Planococcus halocryophilus nucleotide sequence CAGTCCAGTTGTTTCAATGATGGCGGTATAGTAAACTGAACATAGCTAAGTGAGGGAGGAAAGAATTTTGCCTACTCCAAGTATGGAAGACCATATTGAAATCATATATTCTTTAATTGAGCAAAAAGGCTATGCGCGAGTATCAGATATCGCGGAGGCCTTATCCGTATTGCCATCTTCTGTTACTAAGATGGTGCAGAAGCTAGATAAAGACGGATACTTGATATACGAACGCTACAGAGGTCTCGTGTTGACGCCGAAAGGCCAAAAGCTAGGTAAACGGCTATTAGAACGACATGGCTTACTGGAGCAGTTTCTACAATTAATCGGCGTGGATGAAGAACGGATTTATGAAGATGTTGAAGGTATCGAACATCATTTGAGCTGGAATTCAATCGATCGGATTGCTGATTTGGTCCAACTACTGGAAGAAAGCCCGGATTTTACGGAAAAACTTAAACAGATGAAAACAGCAGGAAAAGAAAGCTAAAGAAAATAGGAGGAACTAATTATGGCTTTACACCCAGGGTTAAAAGCAGTATTGCAAGTGAAAGATCGTACGACGTCACAATGGATTTTGTCAGATGGTTCAGGCGATGAAGTAATGATGAACGCATCAGAAATCGAAGAAGGGCAAGAAATCGGAGAAGAAATTGAAGTATTCCTTTACCGCAATCGCCAAGGAGGCGTTTCGGCAACACCGAT carries:
- the mntR gene encoding transcriptional regulator MntR, with the translated sequence MPTPSMEDHIEIIYSLIEQKGYARVSDIAEALSVLPSSVTKMVQKLDKDGYLIYERYRGLVLTPKGQKLGKRLLERHGLLEQFLQLIGVDEERIYEDVEGIEHHLSWNSIDRIADLVQLLEESPDFTEKLKQMKTAGKES